In one window of Polaromonas naphthalenivorans CJ2 DNA:
- a CDS encoding acyl-CoA thioesterase: MSKTVVYELEVMFGDCDPAGIVFFPNFSKWMDASSLNFFVKCGVPPWRELIKTRGIVGTPLLEINTKFMRPATYGERLQIYTSVTEWRDKVFMHRHVVKRGDDVLCEGTEVRAFVVHPPEAPDRIKSIPVPEDIKALCS, translated from the coding sequence ATGAGCAAAACCGTTGTGTATGAACTGGAAGTGATGTTCGGCGACTGCGACCCCGCCGGCATCGTCTTCTTCCCCAACTTCAGCAAGTGGATGGATGCGTCCTCGCTGAACTTCTTCGTCAAGTGCGGCGTGCCGCCCTGGCGCGAACTCATCAAGACGCGCGGCATCGTCGGCACGCCGCTGCTGGAAATCAACACCAAATTCATGCGCCCGGCCACCTATGGCGAGCGCCTGCAAATCTACACCAGCGTCACCGAATGGCGTGACAAGGTGTTCATGCACAGGCATGTGGTCAAGCGCGGCGACGACGTGCTCTGCGAAGGCACCGAAGTGCGCGCCTTCGTCGTGCATCCGCCCGAAGCGCCGGACCGCATCAAGTCGATTCCCGTGCCAGAAGACATCAAGGCCTTGTGTTCCTGA
- a CDS encoding SDR family NAD(P)-dependent oxidoreductase, whose amino-acid sequence MHIQGQAALVTGGGSGLGEATARELARLGAKVAVLDVNLENAQRVAAEIGGLACQCDVTSGDSVQAAIDAAAAAHGPARILMQIAGIGAARRVIGKDGSPAPLEDFIKVVNVNLVGTYNVARLFSAACARLAPMEDGERGAMVFTASVAAFDGQVGQQAYSASKGGVVGMTLPMARDLALHGIRVCTIAPGLFATPLMKTLPEPVQASLAASIPFPSRLGKPSEFAELACHIVSNGHLNGEVIRLDGALRMAPR is encoded by the coding sequence ATGCACATTCAAGGACAAGCGGCGCTGGTCACCGGCGGTGGCTCCGGCCTCGGCGAAGCCACCGCCCGCGAACTGGCCCGCCTGGGCGCGAAGGTTGCCGTGCTGGACGTGAACCTGGAGAATGCCCAGCGCGTGGCGGCCGAAATTGGCGGCCTGGCCTGCCAGTGCGACGTGACCAGCGGCGACAGCGTGCAAGCGGCCATCGACGCCGCCGCAGCCGCCCATGGCCCGGCCCGCATCCTGATGCAGATTGCCGGCATTGGCGCCGCCAGGCGCGTCATCGGCAAGGACGGCTCGCCGGCGCCGCTGGAGGATTTCATCAAGGTCGTCAACGTCAACCTGGTCGGCACCTACAACGTGGCCCGCCTGTTCTCCGCCGCCTGCGCCAGGCTGGCGCCTATGGAAGACGGCGAGCGCGGCGCCATGGTGTTCACCGCCTCGGTGGCGGCCTTTGACGGCCAGGTCGGCCAGCAGGCCTACAGCGCCTCCAAGGGCGGCGTGGTCGGCATGACGCTGCCCATGGCGCGCGATCTGGCGCTGCACGGCATCCGTGTCTGCACCATCGCGCCGGGCCTGTTTGCCACGCCACTGATGAAAACCCTGCCCGAGCCGGTGCAGGCCTCGCTGGCCGCGAGCATCCCGTTTCCTTCTCGCCTGGGCAAGCCGAGCGAGTTTGCCGAGCTGGCCTGCCACATCGTGAGCAACGGCCACCTGAACGGCGAAGTGATTCGCCTCGACGGCGCATTGCGCATGGCCCCGCGTTGA